Below is a genomic region from Catenuloplanes atrovinosus.
CGTCGTCCGCACCCCCCAGCTGCAACTCCCACACATGATCGGGGTCGAGGGTGTCCAGCTTGTCGGTGAGCTTCCGGGACGTCTCCTTGTCGTGCGGCCAGTACTTCTTCCAGATCGCCTCCCGCACCCGCTGCTTGTACGCCTTGGTGATCGCATCGTTCCGCGCGACCGGGTTGGCCTGCTTGAACAGCTTGCCGTCGTCGCTGAGCCTCTGCAGTGCGCGCATCTTGCGGTCGAACGGGCCCTGCTTGTACCCGGCCTTGCGCTGAACCTTGATCGTGACCTCGGGCAGGTTGTTGTTCCGGGTCACCGGCGGCGCGGGCGGTTTACGCGGCTTGGGCGGCTTCGCCGCCGCCTCCACGGCCTTGGTGACGAGCGT
It encodes:
- a CDS encoding endonuclease, with product MRSSAPKGSKARGGAQKPTKAGTLVTKAVEAAAKPPKPRKPPAPPVTRNNNLPEVTIKVQRKAGYKQGPFDRKMRALQRLSDDGKLFKQANPVARNDAITKAYKQRVREAIWKKYWPHDKETSRKLTDKLDTLDPDHVWELQLGGADDASNLRLLDADTNRDIGNQIWQQIRTLPDGTPIRIEVVD